GGCAGTCAGACGAGGCGATGGGCTGGGTGTATCAGTTTTTCGGAGAGAACGAACGAGAGGAGATCGACCAGCGGATCAACGATGAGAACTACAAAGTGCAAGATACGGACGTAGCGACGAAGACCCAGTTGTTCACGCCGCGCTACATCGTCGAGTGGATGGTTGACAACTCGCTGGGACGATTGTGGCTCGAGATGCACGGCGACAAGACGAATATTGACGACGAAGACAAGTGCTTCCACCTCGCGCCGCTCGAAAAGTCGTTGATCGACCGCGACGTGAAAGACGTGCGTGAGATCAAGGTGCTGGATCCAGCGTGTGGCAGCGGTCACATGCTGTTCTATGCTTTTGACGTATTATACGAGATGTATCTCGAGCAGAGTGATATCCCTGAAAGCCACATCCCGCGGGAGATTTTGAAGCAAAATCTCTATGGGGTCGACATTGATGAAGGGGCGGCCCAGATCGCAGCCCTAGCTCTGTACGTGAAGGCGAAGAGCCACGCACCGGAGGTAGCTATCGAAGGGATGAATATCGTCTCGGCAAACGCGGTGCTCATTAACGGCGATAAGAAACGGCAAGTACTCGAAAGAGCGGATTCGGAACTCGAACGACGTGTCCTCGAGCAGGTCTGGGCGAGTTTTGAACATATTCGCGAGTGGGGGAGTCTTGTCCGGATCGAGGAGCAGATCGAAGCGATCATCGAAGAAGAAATCGAGGAAGTCAAGGCGACGGGCCAGACCCGGTTTACACACGACGGGCTGGCAAAGCAGTCGTCCGTAATGTCGTACTCAGGTGAGGAGGAATCGTGGGAGCAGGTGAAAGTGGGGCTGCTCGAACAAGTTACTGCGCTAGCTGAGGAAGCTCTGGAGCAGAACGACCCGATCGAAGAACTGTTCGCGAACGAGGTTGAAAAAAGCGTCCAGTTGGTTGATCTCTTTCTTCACAAGTACGATATCGTCATCTCTAATCCGCCGTATTTGGGCAGCGGAAAAATGAGCGAAAGCTTGAAGGAATACGTGTACGACAACTACCCGGATTCGAAAAGTGACGTATATGGAGCGTTTATCGAACGGTGTTGGGATTTTTCCAAGGAAGATGGCTATGCGACGCTAGTGACGCCTGAAAACTTCATGTTCCAGTACCATTTCAGAAATCTTAGATCTACGCTGATTGACAATGTAGAAGTCATAGAAGGAGCACACTTATCGGGGTACAGCTTTTCGATGAAAGATCGGCCGTTCACCATCCCATTTGTGATCAGAAATAGCGCTCCTTCTGATCTCGCTAAATCTCGATTCTACCGATTAACACATGAACAAGTGGAGTACTCCGGATACGAGGAGAAGATTGACGGACTAACTGAAGTGACGAAATCCCTACGGCAGGGCAGAAATCACGAAGATGTCACTGTTGTAAATCAGCGTAATTTCAAAAAGATACGAAGGAGTCCGTTCGTTTATTGGTTTGGTAACGATATTTTGAATCTATTTAGCGAACATCATCAACTGGGCGATGTGTATGACGTTGTGAAAGGGCTCGAAACCGGCGACGACGACACGTACACCAGAAACTGGTGGGAGGTTCCCGAGAATCGGATTGGAGAGAAATACGCCTGGCTCATGCACGGGGGCGACTATAACAGATACCACGATTCCACGGAAAAGCTAGTGCTGTGGGAGAATGACGGGAAAGAAATAAAAGAATTTGGAAAAAGTTATCCGCGGAATACCGATTACTATCGAAAACACGGTATTACCTTTAGACGTCTGAGCAAGTATTTCACTGCACGGATCCACCGCGAAAACCACCTGTTTAGCCACGCTGCACACTTCATTCACACCGGAGACGAAGACACAGATCTCTCGTTACTCGGATATCTCAACTCGTCTCTGGTGAGATACATAATGAACGGCATAAACCCCGGAATTGACTTTCAAGTAGGCGATGCGAAAAACATACCGGTAAAGGATGACCACGTCAGCAGGAAACTGACCGCGCTCTCAACATACGGCATTCAAGCGCAAACTCAGAAATTTAGAACAATAGAATCAAAATACGAGTTTGATTCGTCAAATTTCATTGACTCCTCAGAGGATCTCCTCTTCTTACATGATGTGCTGGAGTCAGACATCGAGATTGTCTCGGGGTTGATTGATAAGGCAGTGTTCGAGGAGTACGCTATACCGGACAGCGTGCGGAGGAAATTGTACGAAGACCTCCCCTCGAACTTGGCCGTACTCCCACATATAGCCAACGCCGGAGAATTAGAAACGGGCGAAAAGCCATTCAGAGAGCACGTCGACGTCGAAAAACTCTCTGACAAGGAGTATGAGAGGCTGCTCTCCGAAATCGAATCGGCGGATGAAGAAGACGTCCGTTCTTTAGCCGAAAAACTCAACGTCTCCCCGTATACCATCGCGATGGCGCGGAGGAACCACAGCCTGTACTCGAATGACAGGGTAAAAGAGTCCGCTGGTCGTCTCCTTTCGTATTATTTCGGCGTCCTCTTCAAACGTTGGGACAACCTCGAGAACCAAATCACCCCTACCGAAGATGGCATTCTCGTCTTCGACAATCAGTTTGACAACAACGTCACCGATCGTATCCGCGAGTGCATCGAGGCTACCTTCGACGACGTCTACGAGAAGGAAGCCGAGATTGAGGAACTGCTCAATAAGGACATGACCGACTGGCTCCGCGAGAACTTTTTCCGCTATCACCACACGAAGGAGTACCGCCGTCGCGGCCAACGCATCCCCATCTACTGGCACCTCGAGAGCAACGATGGGGCGTTCAGTTGTTTCCTCTACTACCACGCGATGGATGCCGACACCCTTCCCAAGCTTCGGGGCCAGTACGTCGACGCCAAGATCGAAACGCTCGAGAACCGCCTCGAAAGCATCGAAAGCCGGCTCGACCGAGCCGGCGGCGACCAGCAACGGGAACTCAACACGGAACTCGAGGAGGTGCAGGAACAACTCGACGATATTCGGGACTTCGGGGACCGGCTCGACGAACTGATCGACGATGGGTTCGAGCCGGACTTCGAAGCCGGGATCTGGGAGAATATTCAGAAGGTGGACGAGTACGATCTACTGCAGACGGAACTTGATAAACTCTGACTCGCTCGAGTAGTCTTTGGGCTGACCGCCTGGGTCGACCGCGACTTATTTATTACTTGCTTCTAAACGGAAGACTACGCGAATGAGAGACCGGCCGCTGTGGATGGAACCCCTCGACGAGGACATCCTTCACTATCTTAAGGAGACCGACGCCGAACTGACTCCATCCGCTATCGCCCGGAATCTCGACCCTCACTCGTACGGGGAAATACGTTTTCGGATAGCAGACCTTGAGAGACAGGGTTTCATCGAAAAAACACACGAAGAGTGGGGCTACTATGGCATTTCGAAGACTGGCCGAGAGTATCTCGATGGACGCCTGAACGAGTCACTATCAAGCGACCATGACCTACCTGATGACGACGATGCTGTGGGAGATGGTACTATTGACTCGCAGACTACTGGGACGACATCTGATTACCGACGTATTCTGCTCACCGATATTCAACAAGAATATGAACGGCAACTAGACTCCTACAAGACGCTCGACAATACAGCACTGCGAGGTGTCCGAACTGGATTTGTCGTTATCGGCGTCCTCGTAACCGGTTTCAGTATTGCAGATCTCCCAGATCCTGCCGAGATACACTGGGGAATCCCGACCCTCATCATCTCTGCGATTATGCTATTTCTCTCGGCGATCCTTCTTGGATGGATTGTCGTCAACATCACCGACTTCGAACACGGTGTTGGCCCAGTTCATCGAGATAGTGTACTTGACGACCCATCTGAACCTATCGAAGAAACGATCGACAGATACGATTCGCTTGGCTCACAACTCGATGCAGAAATCGAGCGCAATACGAACGTCCTTTCGCTCATGCACGTCTCGATTTTTATTGGTGTGTGCGTTCTCATAATCGCTAGTGGGCTCTACGTCTTTACAACCATCTACGAGTGGCAACTTTTGCACGCTGGACTCGCTTCGATTTTACCACCAATTCTGGCCTTTGTAGGAGCGGTACTATTATACAGGATGGCCGCAAATAGCACCATAGACAATGGTACCAGATAACGGCTCAAATAATGGCGACAGTTCCCGCCGATTTCGTGGGGGTAGCCCCCTGACGAGAGCCTTCTGGAGAAAAGTTGGAGTCATGTCGGTTCGTGAAGAACGGGCGATGAAAGCCGACGAAAACGGCAACTAACCCTCAGATTTTAACGCGAGTTACGCTCTCGCCACCTGTTCGTAGGACTCGAGAATTGACGCTCGGACATCGTCTGTGATCTCGTTTGTAGTCCGCAATTCGACCGTATACTTGAACGAGCCACGCCACTTCGAGCTCGGAGGATCTCACTGAACTGACTGTTTTCGTTCGGCGTCCGTAACGGCGGTTCACGAACCGATTCTCTACTGAACCTGACCGTACGGTATAATCTCTATTGAATTATGTTCGGTCCCTAATGCCGACATTTTCCACGATGTGTGTTTTGATTGCCTTCTCTCGCTCGAGCACAAACGTATCGAAATCGTCCTGTTTTAGAGACTCGTATGCTTGATCAGAGATGAAATGACTACGTAAGAGTTCTCTGACTGCTTCTTCATCCCCGTGTTTGGCGATCATCATCTGGAGATATTTCGATGGTCGCTTCGTTTTGATATTGTTATTCGTGCCGTCCAAGATTAGAGTTCTGTTAACGATCGAATCCTTTGCACTGGCAAATGTTTGGGATTTTTCGGGAGCCAAGCCCGTGACCTTTTTCGGGAAGATGTGGTGATCGTTGATCTTCTGTTCGGAGAAATCTCCCGTCCCAACGGTTCGACCCTTGTAGAAA
This region of Natronosalvus halobius genomic DNA includes:
- the pglX gene encoding BREX-1 system adenine-specific DNA-methyltransferase PglX; translation: MAATTHQNGLSADDRSDIRSTILSARSTLEEEFERQLERYGIYDDDRVPVNSLSHLSVEDIATRKEIDAALERELEATDGLYGRAYQNYIREATKEYLNRFVGMKTIEARELVTETLRRRPEYGGRSYMHYTVDEIAGELTDATDDGLGAALDLAYQEIGSEIRVLFDGSDYTALEPDFAIRREILEELDKLGDDVWQSDEAMGWVYQFFGENEREEIDQRINDENYKVQDTDVATKTQLFTPRYIVEWMVDNSLGRLWLEMHGDKTNIDDEDKCFHLAPLEKSLIDRDVKDVREIKVLDPACGSGHMLFYAFDVLYEMYLEQSDIPESHIPREILKQNLYGVDIDEGAAQIAALALYVKAKSHAPEVAIEGMNIVSANAVLINGDKKRQVLERADSELERRVLEQVWASFEHIREWGSLVRIEEQIEAIIEEEIEEVKATGQTRFTHDGLAKQSSVMSYSGEEESWEQVKVGLLEQVTALAEEALEQNDPIEELFANEVEKSVQLVDLFLHKYDIVISNPPYLGSGKMSESLKEYVYDNYPDSKSDVYGAFIERCWDFSKEDGYATLVTPENFMFQYHFRNLRSTLIDNVEVIEGAHLSGYSFSMKDRPFTIPFVIRNSAPSDLAKSRFYRLTHEQVEYSGYEEKIDGLTEVTKSLRQGRNHEDVTVVNQRNFKKIRRSPFVYWFGNDILNLFSEHHQLGDVYDVVKGLETGDDDTYTRNWWEVPENRIGEKYAWLMHGGDYNRYHDSTEKLVLWENDGKEIKEFGKSYPRNTDYYRKHGITFRRLSKYFTARIHRENHLFSHAAHFIHTGDEDTDLSLLGYLNSSLVRYIMNGINPGIDFQVGDAKNIPVKDDHVSRKLTALSTYGIQAQTQKFRTIESKYEFDSSNFIDSSEDLLFLHDVLESDIEIVSGLIDKAVFEEYAIPDSVRRKLYEDLPSNLAVLPHIANAGELETGEKPFREHVDVEKLSDKEYERLLSEIESADEEDVRSLAEKLNVSPYTIAMARRNHSLYSNDRVKESAGRLLSYYFGVLFKRWDNLENQITPTEDGILVFDNQFDNNVTDRIRECIEATFDDVYEKEAEIEELLNKDMTDWLRENFFRYHHTKEYRRRGQRIPIYWHLESNDGAFSCFLYYHAMDADTLPKLRGQYVDAKIETLENRLESIESRLDRAGGDQQRELNTELEEVQEQLDDIRDFGDRLDELIDDGFEPDFEAGIWENIQKVDEYDLLQTELDKL